The DNA window GAGATAAAATCAAGCATTTATGAATGCAAAAACTTTTTTATCAATTTATTTTCCCTGGTATAATATATCTTGATAATTGATAGCAATTAGCAATATCTTGCTAAAAAAGCTATAAACAAATACCTGATTAAAAATTCGGGCTAATTTTTTACCAGATTAGGTTGTTCAGTGGATATAAAGCTTTGTAATATCCCTTCAAAACATTTCTCGTGTTAACGTGCAGTTCCCAAAAATGTTCCTTACTAATGACCACTAAGCTCCCTAGAAAGATTACGGCTATGGGACTAATTGTGTTGCTTAACAGTGTTACTTCAAAACCATTAAAAGCACAGGTTCCAGCCCGTTCTCCTACAATCCCTCAAATTATCCCCAGAGATATGCAGCCGCCTTCGACTGCACCATTGCCTGTTCCACAGCCAGAGCGATCGCCTCCAAAAGAACAATTGCTTCCACTTCCTAACTTAACTCCTGAGCCTGATGAACAATTGCCTAGTGATATTCCAACAACTATCATCGTCAGGTGACAAACCCGGCACGAATAAATTAAATGTGTTTATCAAAGAGGCAAAAACCTTTAGCACTCAAGTAACTTTAGATAATGGGAGATCGCCCAGCATTGGCAGTTTCCAGAGAAGACTACAATTTAACGAGGCTAACCTATTAGGACTGGGAGATGATTTGGCTATAGGTTACAGTAACACAGATGGAAGTAATTTCTTTAATGTCAGTTACACGCTGCCACTTAATCCTCAAAATGGAACGCTTTCTTTTAACTATGGAACTGCCAACAGTAGTGTTATTGAACGTCCTTTTAATGTTTTAGATATTAAATCAACTTCTCGATACTATGAATTAACACTTCATCAACCGATAGTCCAATCCCCAAAAGAAGAATTTGCTGTTGGTCTAATTGCCTCTCGACGAGAAAGCGAAAATACCTATAGTCCATCGGGAGAACGCATACCTTTCCCTCTACTAGGATCTGATAATGAAGGACGCACCAGAATATCAGTATTACGATTTTTTCAAGAATGGATTACTCGTGATAAATATCAAATCTTTGCCCTGCGCTCACAATTTAATTTAGGTATCGGTGCATTTAACGCCACAGTTAATCAAGATGCCCCTGACAGTCGTTTTTTTTATTGGTTTTTACAAGCTCAATGGATGCGGTTAATGGCTCGTGACACCTCAGTAATACTCCGCTTAAATACTCAATTAGCATCTAGATCACTACCACCTTTAGAACAGTTTACTCTTGGTGGAATTGAAAGCGTTCACGGTTATCGCCAGGATTTATTAGAGTCTGACAATGGTGCTTTTGTCTCTGCTGAAGTTCAAGTTCCAGTACTTCGCGTACCCAAGATTAATGGCGTATTGCAGGTTATTTCTTTTGCTGATATTGGTTTTGCATG is part of the Nostoc sp. UHCC 0926 genome and encodes:
- a CDS encoding ShlB/FhaC/HecB family hemolysin secretion/activation protein is translated as MIFQQLSSSGDKPGTNKLNVFIKEAKTFSTQVTLDNGRSPSIGSFQRRLQFNEANLLGLGDDLAIGYSNTDGSNFFNVSYTLPLNPQNGTLSFNYGTANSSVIERPFNVLDIKSTSRYYELTLHQPIVQSPKEEFAVGLIASRRESENTYSPSGERIPFPLLGSDNEGRTRISVLRFFQEWITRDKYQIFALRSQFNLGIGAFNATVNQDAPDSRFFYWFLQAQWMRLMARDTSVILRLNTQLASRSLPPLEQFTLGGIESVHGYRQDLLESDNGAFVSAEVQVPVLRVPKINGVLQVISFADIGFAWNILAKDNLNTDTPTTLASLGLGLRWSQGDRFTARLDWGIPLVSVDDSIQRTWQENGLYFSLQLNPF